A stretch of DNA from Gemmatimonadota bacterium:
CCCGGTCCAACGAGATGATCCTGCCCCACAATATCGTCCAGCACCTGGGGACGCAGGCGCTCAGCCAGAGGCGCGTCTGCCATCTCCTGCTCGGCTTGCGATATAGGCTTTAAAAAAAGGTCTTCATTCATCGGTCTCACCCCTCGTCAAAATATACTCAGATTCCCCTACTTTCGCCAATACTCGGAAAAGTGCTTGTAGATGCGACTGGATTCGCTATTTTGAAGCCTATTCTCCCATCCCAATCATGAAAGGACCTTATGATAGAAAAACACGACCTGACAGAGGAACAAATTCGCAGATATTACGGCTGGGCAGAAATCAATCCAGACCGCGCGGTTATCGCCGGAGAAACGGGCACATGGCGCATTGTATATCACGCGGGCAAATACGGAATAGACGACGGCGGCGTAATCAAAATCGCGTGGCGCGACGTGAGCGACTGGCAGCGACCGCAGTTTGACGATCCCGCCGCACCCGCTTATGCATCGGTCTCGACCACGGGACCGGCGACCTTAAAAGCCGTATTCGACAGACAGCGCTATATTCGACCGTGGCGATATTGCGTGACCATCGATGTATTCGACGACTCGCTATCAGAAGGCGACACCGTCACACTAATATTGGGTGATACATCTGGCGGAAGTGCGGGCAGCCGCGCCCAAACCTTTTGCAAAGATGCATTTGAATTTCGCGTATCGGTTGACTGGTGCGGCACCTGGGTATATACAGAAGTACCATCCCCCAAAGTACCAATCATAAGCGGTGCGCCCAACAACCTCGTCGTACTGGGACCCTCTGAAACAACGCCGGGAGAAGCGGCCTGGATCGGAATAAAAGCCGAAGACATCTGGGGCAATCCGTGTGCGGAATACATAGGCACGATAAAAATCGACGCCGATGGCCTGGACGGATTACCCGAAACTTATGTATTTCAGCCGGAGCATCGCGGCGTTATGCGATTTGAAAATGTGACAGCCCCCACAACGGGCATTTATCGCGTACGGGTCCAGGATGAAAACAATGGTTTTGAAGCAGAATGCAATCCACTAATATGCATTGAAACGCGCAAAGACGCGCAACCCTTTTGGGGGGATCTACACGGACAAAGCGAAGAAACAGTGGGAACCAATCCGGTATCATCCTACTTTCGTTTTGCACGCGAAAAAGCGTGGATGGATTTTGCAGGACATCAGGGAAATGACTTTCAGATTACAGAAGTAATCTGGAATGAAATCAAACACCAGGCAAATACACAGAATACTGCGGGCAAATTCGTCGCCTTTGTCGGTTGGGAATGGTCGGGCAACACACCTTCAGGCGGCGATCACAACGTCTATTATCCCGGCGACGATGGACCATTGCACCGCTCCAGCCATGTCCTCATCGAAGACAAATCAGATATAGAAACAGATTGCCAGCACATAACCGACCTCTACCGCGCACTCAAGGGAAAAGACGCGCTGCTAATCCCCCATGTGGGCGGGCGCTATGCCAACCTGACCTGGCACGATCCAAACCTGGAGACCGTAGTCGAGGTTTTATCTGAATGGGGAGAATTTGAATGGTTCTTAAAAGAAGCCCTTGAAAAAGGCTATCGCATCGGATTCACCTGCGGCAGCGACGACCACAAAGGCCGCCCGGGCGCCGCGCATCCGGGCAGTGGCGCATTCGGCATTTACGGCGGAATCACATGTGTATATGCAAAAGAATTGACGCGAGAAAGCATCTGGGAAGCGATAAAAACAAGGCGGTGTTACGGCACCAGTGGACAGCGCATCCTCATAGACGTCACCGTAGGTGGACAACCAATGGGATCGGACCTATCAACGAATACACCTCCCGAAATCGCCGTCAGTGTTTGGGGCACCGCACCAATAGAAAAAGTGGATATCTTCAGAGGCACAGAAATCATCTACACACATCCCCAAACCATTCCCCGACATCAAACAGACATACGCATTGCGTGGTCCGGGCAGCGCATCCGAGCGCGCAACCGACTCGTGCGCTGGGATGGCGAGGTAACAATAGACAAAGGGCGAATCACAGACGCCAGAGGTTTTGCCTTTGATTCCGCATCCGAAGGCATTCAATCTGTCAGCGACCAATCAGTAACCTGGACATCGGTAACAACCGGCGATGCAGACGGCATCATATTAACCCTGGATGCCCCACCCGATGCAACAATCAAATTTGGAACACCCGTCTTGTCACATTCACTGAGCCTTGCAGAAATCGCAAAAGGACCGGTTGTAATCGATGCAGGTGGCATTGATATGCAGGTCGTATTCGAATACAATCCCACAGGCATTGGACGCGACATCGCATTTACTCATACCGAAAACCAGTTGCATCCCGGCTGTCACCCCTATTGGGTGCGCGTAACGCAAATCGATGGCGGGAAGGCATGGGTGAGTCCGGTGTATGTGAAGGATGAAGTGTGAAGATAGCTTTACAGGCTATGCCATTCTTCAGCGGAAATGCTGCGTCCGAGTTTGTCTTCGACCTGGGCGAGCAATTTTCTCAGTTGCGGAACGGAATACTCATTGTTGCGGGGAATAATCTGTTTGTGGGAACCAAGACGCATCACAAAATGGCGCGTACCCGGTTCAGGGGGATTAAAACCGAGTGCTTGAAGTTTGCGGATAAACGCCCTGCGTTTACACGGCAACCATCTATTCATGGCATATTTTTTTCAGGCCTATTAAGGTCAAGGCCATTGATCACAGGCAGGTCATCCCCGTGACGCAACGCGGAAATCAACCAGTCTTGAAGTGCCGCTTTGAGTTCCTGACGGCACGCTTCAAGTGTCTGTCCAAAAGCAATCGTACCCGGGCATTTGGGAATTTCACCAGAAAATGAATTATCAGCCAATTTGTCATAGACAGCGTATTGTAATGCTGAGTCCATGTAGTCTCGAATCATCTCGTCTCTCGTGGAGGTCGCGATTGGATGGTTAAGGCGTGACATATCGAATTAGATCCTTGATTGAAACTGAGGCGATCCATTATTTTTACGATACAAATCTGCAAGAATTTAACCTGTACCATATTGCCTGTCAAGAGAGCATAAAATCAATTTTCAGATACGTAGCCCCTCAAAGGAGATATAAATGAACGAATACGCAGTCACATTCACCGAACGCGAAACCGCAAAATTACTACCAGTTGAAATCGATACAGACGCGATCGGTGCAGACGAAGTCGTGGGTCATACTCTTGCAACCCTCATCAGCGCGGGCACGGAATTAAACAGCGGGTATCTCGGCAACAATTTTCCCAGACAATCGGGGTACGCAGCGGCATTCAAAGTTGAAAAAGTGGGAAAAAATGTCTCGGGCATATCACCGGGCGACCTCGCCTTCTGCCCGGGCAATCACGCATCCTACCAGCGAAAACCCGCCTCACAGGTCATTCGCCTGCCCGACAACCTCACGCCAGAAACAGCTGTATTTGCCCGCATGATGGGCGTCTCAATGACCACCCTCACAACCACCTCGGCGCGCCCGCCCGCCAAAATTCTCATCACTGGCCTCGGCCTCGTTGGCCATCTCG
This window harbors:
- a CDS encoding DUF3604 domain-containing protein — protein: MIEKHDLTEEQIRRYYGWAEINPDRAVIAGETGTWRIVYHAGKYGIDDGGVIKIAWRDVSDWQRPQFDDPAAPAYASVSTTGPATLKAVFDRQRYIRPWRYCVTIDVFDDSLSEGDTVTLILGDTSGGSAGSRAQTFCKDAFEFRVSVDWCGTWVYTEVPSPKVPIISGAPNNLVVLGPSETTPGEAAWIGIKAEDIWGNPCAEYIGTIKIDADGLDGLPETYVFQPEHRGVMRFENVTAPTTGIYRVRVQDENNGFEAECNPLICIETRKDAQPFWGDLHGQSEETVGTNPVSSYFRFAREKAWMDFAGHQGNDFQITEVIWNEIKHQANTQNTAGKFVAFVGWEWSGNTPSGGDHNVYYPGDDGPLHRSSHVLIEDKSDIETDCQHITDLYRALKGKDALLIPHVGGRYANLTWHDPNLETVVEVLSEWGEFEWFLKEALEKGYRIGFTCGSDDHKGRPGAAHPGSGAFGIYGGITCVYAKELTRESIWEAIKTRRCYGTSGQRILIDVTVGGQPMGSDLSTNTPPEIAVSVWGTAPIEKVDIFRGTEIIYTHPQTIPRHQTDIRIAWSGQRIRARNRLVRWDGEVTIDKGRITDARGFAFDSASEGIQSVSDQSVTWTSVTTGDADGIILTLDAPPDATIKFGTPVLSHSLSLAEIAKGPVVIDAGGIDMQVVFEYNPTGIGRDIAFTHTENQLHPGCHPYWVRVTQIDGGKAWVSPVYVKDEV
- a CDS encoding type II toxin-antitoxin system HicA family toxin, with the protein product MNRWLPCKRRAFIRKLQALGFNPPEPGTRHFVMRLGSHKQIIPRNNEYSVPQLRKLLAQVEDKLGRSISAEEWHSL
- a CDS encoding type II toxin-antitoxin system HicB family antitoxin — its product is MIRDYMDSALQYAVYDKLADNSFSGEIPKCPGTIAFGQTLEACRQELKAALQDWLISALRHGDDLPVINGLDLNRPEKNMP